Proteins encoded by one window of Deinococcus radiodurans R1 = ATCC 13939 = DSM 20539:
- the topA gene encoding type I DNA topoisomerase, translating into MPKTSPSKTLVIVESPAKAKTIEKYLGQGYAVESSVGHIRDLPRSAADIPEKYKGQAWARLGLDVEHDFQPLYVVSPEKKQKVAQLRKLAAEADEIILATDDDREGESIAWHLYQELKPKVPVKRMVFHEITREAIQAAIAAPRQIDRNLVEAQEARRAVDRLYGYEVSPVLWRKVAPKLSAGRVQSVATRMLVERERERMRFVAATWWDVVVTAQALTAQAGEQTFPARLTEVQGERLAAGKDFDPLTGQLRPGAGVRLLGEAEALAISEGLKGQTLKVLTAEEKPFTSRPPAPFITSTLQQEGSRKLRMSAQTTMRTAQRLYEGGYITYMRTDSTNLSSEAVNAARGQVKDMYGAPYLSPQPRVYAKKSKNAQEAHEAIRPAGSTFRTPEQLRGELSGDEWRLYDLIWKRTVASQMSDARGRSLRVRLGGQTASGQTADSVPVVLNASGRTIDFPGFLRAYVEGSDDPAAALEDRDTPLPPLKXGDAVRAQDVKAEDHETQPPARYTEASLVQALEGAGIGRPSTYASILGTIQDRGYALKKGTALVPSWTAFATSALLEHHFGTLVDYDFTAKMEEDLDEIAGGREHRVPYLRRFYLGEEGEGMALKPLIERQMGEIDARGIATIKVPKLEGSGIEVRVGRYGPYMQRGEDKANLPEGMTPDELTLEVAEELFSRPQGDRVLGEDPESGHPVLARAGRYGPYVTLGNENPPLRSASLFPGEKLEDMTLERALQLLTLPRLIGTSEGEEVWAHNGKFGPYLKRGSDSRSLATHEQLFTVTLPEAEALFQQPKFRGRGVAAAPLATYEYEGRTPILLKSGRFGPYLTDGEKNATLRKGEDLNTLDPQRARDILEERGKEPQKKPGKAGTKKAAASKAPAKAAASKTAPKKAAAKPAAKKAAPKKAASKSAKTPAAKAAPLTWAQLKPFVGVLSEPERALVTATREQGRKVEDVAPELGLDVKKAKGMALQASKKLNQAARGG; encoded by the coding sequence ATGCCCAAAACTTCCCCGTCCAAAACGCTGGTGATCGTCGAGTCGCCCGCCAAGGCCAAGACCATCGAGAAGTACCTCGGTCAGGGCTACGCCGTCGAGTCCTCGGTCGGCCACATCCGTGACCTGCCGCGCAGCGCCGCCGACATTCCCGAGAAGTACAAGGGGCAGGCATGGGCGCGGCTCGGTCTCGATGTCGAGCACGACTTTCAGCCGCTGTATGTCGTCTCGCCCGAGAAAAAACAGAAGGTCGCGCAGCTGCGCAAGCTCGCCGCCGAGGCCGACGAAATCATCCTGGCGACCGACGATGACCGCGAGGGCGAAAGCATCGCCTGGCACCTGTATCAGGAACTCAAGCCCAAGGTGCCGGTCAAGCGGATGGTGTTTCACGAAATCACCCGCGAGGCGATTCAGGCCGCGATTGCCGCCCCCCGGCAGATTGACCGCAATCTGGTCGAGGCGCAGGAAGCCCGCCGCGCAGTGGACCGGCTCTACGGCTACGAGGTCAGCCCGGTGCTGTGGCGTAAGGTCGCGCCCAAGCTCTCGGCGGGCCGGGTGCAGTCGGTGGCGACCCGGATGCTGGTCGAGCGTGAGCGTGAGCGGATGCGCTTCGTGGCGGCGACGTGGTGGGATGTGGTGGTCACGGCCCAGGCACTTACCGCGCAGGCTGGGGAGCAGACCTTCCCCGCCCGGCTGACCGAGGTGCAGGGCGAGCGGCTGGCGGCGGGCAAGGACTTCGACCCGTTGACCGGACAGTTGCGGCCCGGCGCGGGCGTGCGGCTGCTTGGGGAAGCCGAAGCACTCGCCATCTCCGAGGGGCTGAAGGGGCAGACGCTCAAGGTGCTCACGGCGGAGGAAAAGCCCTTCACCTCGCGTCCGCCCGCTCCTTTTATTACGTCCACCTTGCAACAGGAAGGCAGCCGCAAGCTGCGGATGTCGGCCCAGACGACCATGCGCACGGCGCAGCGGCTCTACGAGGGCGGCTACATCACCTATATGCGCACCGACTCCACCAACCTCAGCAGCGAGGCGGTGAACGCGGCGCGCGGTCAGGTCAAGGACATGTACGGCGCACCGTACCTCTCGCCGCAGCCCCGGGTGTACGCCAAGAAGTCGAAGAACGCGCAGGAGGCCCACGAGGCGATTCGCCCGGCGGGGAGCACCTTCCGCACGCCGGAGCAACTGCGCGGCGAGCTGAGCGGCGACGAGTGGCGGCTCTATGACCTGATCTGGAAGCGGACGGTGGCCTCGCAGATGTCCGACGCCCGGGGCCGTAGCCTGCGCGTGCGGCTGGGTGGCCAAACTGCAAGTGGGCAGACGGCGGACAGCGTGCCCGTCGTGCTGAACGCCTCGGGCCGCACCATCGATTTCCCTGGTTTCCTGCGGGCTTATGTGGAAGGCAGCGACGACCCCGCCGCCGCGCTTGAGGACCGGGACACGCCGCTGCCGCCGCTGAAANCCGGGGACGCGGTGCGGGCACAGGACGTGAAGGCCGAGGACCATGAAACGCAGCCCCCTGCTCGCTACACCGAGGCCAGTCTGGTGCAGGCCCTCGAAGGCGCGGGCATCGGGCGGCCCTCGACCTACGCGAGCATCCTGGGGACCATTCAAGACCGGGGCTACGCGCTGAAAAAGGGCACGGCGCTGGTGCCGTCGTGGACGGCGTTTGCGACCTCGGCGCTGTTGGAGCACCATTTCGGCACGCTGGTGGACTACGACTTCACCGCCAAGATGGAAGAGGACCTCGACGAAATCGCGGGCGGGCGCGAGCACCGCGTGCCCTACCTGCGCCGCTTCTACCTCGGTGAAGAGGGCGAGGGGATGGCGCTCAAGCCGCTGATTGAGCGGCAGATGGGCGAGATCGACGCACGCGGTATTGCCACCATCAAGGTGCCGAAGCTCGAAGGCAGCGGCATCGAGGTGCGAGTAGGCCGCTACGGGCCGTACATGCAGCGCGGCGAGGACAAGGCCAACCTGCCCGAAGGCATGACGCCCGACGAACTGACGCTGGAAGTCGCCGAGGAACTGTTCAGCCGTCCGCAGGGCGACCGGGTGCTGGGCGAAGACCCGGAGAGCGGTCACCCGGTCCTGGCCCGCGCCGGACGCTACGGTCCTTACGTGACGCTGGGCAACGAGAACCCGCCGCTGCGTTCGGCGAGCCTCTTCCCCGGCGAGAAACTGGAAGACATGACGCTGGAGCGGGCGCTGCAACTGCTCACGCTGCCCCGGCTCATCGGCACCAGCGAAGGTGAAGAGGTCTGGGCGCACAACGGCAAGTTCGGGCCGTACCTCAAGCGCGGCAGTGACTCGCGCAGTCTGGCGACCCACGAACAGCTTTTCACGGTGACGCTGCCCGAAGCCGAGGCTCTGTTTCAGCAGCCCAAGTTCCGGGGCCGGGGCGTGGCCGCCGCGCCGCTCGCCACCTACGAGTACGAAGGCCGCACGCCGATTCTGCTCAAGTCGGGCCGCTTCGGGCCGTACCTTACCGATGGCGAGAAAAATGCCACCTTGCGTAAGGGCGAGGACCTGAACACCCTCGACCCGCAGCGGGCACGTGACATTCTGGAAGAGCGCGGCAAAGAGCCGCAGAAGAAGCCCGGCAAGGCAGGCACGAAAAAGGCGGCAGCGAGTAAGGCCCCCGCTAAAGCTGCGGCCAGCAAAACTGCGCCCAAGAAAGCGGCAGCCAAGCCAGCGGCGAAAAAAGCGGCACCGAAAAAGGCCGCCAGTAAATCTGCTAAAACTCCAGCCGCCAAAGCCGCACCGCTGACCTGGGCGCAACTCAAGCCCTTCGTGGGCGTGCTGAGCGAGCCGGAACGCGCGCTGGTCACGGCCACCCGCGAGCAGGGCCGTAAGGTAGAGGACGTGGCCCCCGAACTCGGCCTGGACGTGAAAAAAGCCAAGGGCATGGCGCTGCAAGCGAGCAAGAAGCTGAATCAGGCAGCGCGGGGCGGATAA
- a CDS encoding outer membrane lipoprotein carrier protein LolA, with the protein MRKTLPLFLALTLGAAGAQSAQDILNRVDSAQKAVKDLSFRVNGTANADSGNQTIDLTVRAIPAQNLARLQFAAPDALADNIVVADRKEVRQYLFLTNQITVMPLSKATGQSGLGDLDFTQLSNPASLLAGYNVKLLGTSGSAGQRTFQLEAQPKNGGTDRTRVWITEAGWRPTRVQLLSSGKTVADLNVSNYKTNSGLNAAALRQLPKSAQIIRQ; encoded by the coding sequence ATGCGCAAGACCCTGCCTCTTTTCCTTGCCCTGACCCTGGGAGCCGCCGGCGCCCAGAGTGCCCAGGACATTCTTAACCGTGTCGACAGCGCCCAGAAGGCCGTCAAAGACCTCTCGTTCCGCGTCAACGGCACCGCGAACGCCGACAGCGGCAATCAGACCATCGACCTGACGGTACGTGCCATTCCCGCCCAGAACCTCGCGCGGCTCCAGTTCGCCGCCCCCGACGCCCTGGCCGACAACATCGTCGTGGCCGACCGCAAGGAAGTGCGTCAGTACCTCTTCCTGACCAACCAGATCACGGTTATGCCGCTGAGCAAGGCGACGGGCCAGAGCGGCCTGGGCGACCTCGACTTCACGCAGCTGAGCAACCCCGCCTCGCTGCTCGCGGGCTACAACGTCAAACTGCTCGGCACCAGCGGCAGCGCGGGCCAGCGCACCTTCCAGCTCGAAGCGCAGCCCAAGAACGGCGGCACCGACCGCACCCGCGTCTGGATCACTGAAGCCGGCTGGCGCCCCACCCGCGTGCAGCTCCTCAGCAGCGGCAAGACAGTCGCCGACCTTAACGTCAGCAACTACAAGACCAACAGTGGCCTCAACGCCGCGGCCCTGCGGCAGTTGCCCAAGAGCGCCCAGATCATCCGCCAGTAA
- a CDS encoding cobalamin-binding protein — MPTPASASTPLRLASLVASNSDILAALGLSSWVVAVDNHSDAPGLESARRVGLDLDIDVPALAQTRPDLVLASLSVPGQDRVVAEVQAAGLPTAVFDPVTLPEILADIRRIGELTGQGARAEQVVQAFETELRALYTDFPRSPRVLVEWWPRPIIAATRDSWVTDLLAALGAVNALADEPGRSRPLTLDEVRAARPDLIVCSWCGAKKLRPEVIEARGLGVPVVAIHESGLGRPGPRLIEGARQLATALRMLS; from the coding sequence ATGCCAACTCCTGCTTCTGCGTCCACACCCCTGCGGCTGGCCTCGCTGGTCGCCAGCAACTCCGATATCCTGGCCGCGCTCGGCCTCAGCAGCTGGGTGGTGGCGGTAGACAATCACTCGGACGCGCCGGGCCTGGAAAGCGCGCGGCGGGTGGGCCTGGATCTTGACATAGACGTGCCAGCACTCGCGCAGACGCGCCCCGATCTGGTGCTCGCCAGCCTGAGCGTGCCTGGGCAAGACCGCGTGGTGGCTGAAGTCCAAGCGGCAGGGTTGCCCACCGCCGTTTTCGACCCGGTGACGCTGCCCGAAATTCTGGCCGACATCCGCCGGATAGGGGAGCTGACAGGTCAGGGCGCCCGCGCCGAACAGGTCGTGCAGGCGTTTGAGACTGAGCTGCGCGCGCTGTATACCGACTTTCCCCGCTCTCCACGGGTGCTGGTGGAATGGTGGCCCCGGCCCATCATCGCCGCAACCCGCGACTCCTGGGTGACTGACCTGCTCGCGGCCCTGGGCGCCGTCAACGCTCTGGCAGACGAGCCGGGCCGTTCCCGCCCCCTCACCTTGGACGAAGTTCGCGCTGCCCGTCCCGACCTCATTGTCTGCTCGTGGTGCGGCGCCAAAAAACTGCGCCCGGAAGTCATCGAAGCCCGGGGCCTCGGCGTTCCTGTGGTCGCCATCCACGAGAGTGGTCTGGGCCGCCCTGGCCCCCGCCTGATTGAAGGTGCCCGACAACTTGCCACTGCATTACGCATGCTGTCATAA
- a CDS encoding LEA type 2 family protein, with product MKKMAFAAIALGLVACAPAQQQRLVYPPTVEVERIQLTSFSLPAPGRAAVAGVRLELNVDNPNPLPVRLVQLAGVLVLDGQEAGTVTVPDIRLPGQGRARQVAQLTLPVTFKTATTFLNIARGQEVSYRLDGTLTADLGPLGQPTFGPFTLTQGVWKQAPLSVF from the coding sequence ATGAAGAAGATGGCTTTTGCGGCAATCGCTCTTGGATTGGTGGCCTGCGCGCCGGCGCAGCAGCAACGGCTGGTTTACCCGCCGACTGTCGAGGTTGAGCGAATCCAGCTCACGAGTTTCAGTTTGCCGGCACCGGGGCGGGCAGCTGTTGCGGGAGTAAGGCTGGAACTTAATGTGGACAATCCCAATCCATTGCCTGTTCGGCTGGTGCAACTGGCCGGAGTGCTGGTGCTCGACGGTCAGGAAGCTGGAACCGTAACCGTTCCCGATATCCGTTTGCCGGGGCAAGGGCGGGCGCGGCAGGTGGCGCAGCTCACGTTGCCGGTGACGTTCAAGACGGCGACCACTTTTCTCAACATTGCGCGTGGGCAAGAGGTGAGCTACCGGTTGGACGGAACTCTGACGGCTGACCTCGGCCCGCTGGGACAGCCGACGTTTGGGCCTTTTACTTTGACCCAGGGGGTGTGGAAGCAGGCGCCTTTATCGGTGTTTTGA